The following proteins are encoded in a genomic region of Oceaniferula marina:
- the lepA gene encoding translation elongation factor 4, with amino-acid sequence MSTELTRNFSIIAHIDHGKTTLSDRLLEHTKTVSQREQQDQHLDAMDLERERGITIKSHPVTMEYTAKDGVTYQLNLLDTPGHVDFSYEVSRSLAACEGALLIVDAAQGVEAQTMANLHLAHEQDLAIIPVINKIDLPSCDLPKVNKQLEDIICIPAEEAIPASAKNGIGIEDILEAVVERVPAPVEDADGLLRASVFDSVYDNFRGVVSYVRVVSGSMKRGTRIKLFHTTKTYEIKEVGVFTPGMSKRDELKAGDVGYVIANMKSADEVKIGDTITDNTHPCPKPLDGFKEIQPMVFSGIYPVESSDFEALKLAMGKLQINDAAFTWQSESSVALGFGFRCGFLGLLHMEIIQERLRREFNMDIISTYPSVIYEVTKTNGEELLIDNPCMLPESQEVQEIREPIVRVYIMIPSDYIGEIMKLVMEKRGEMEHTETIDETRVMLTCTLPLSEILIDFNDKLKSMTRGYGSMDYEHAGYKPGKLVKMEILIASEPVDAFASIVHQDKAAPYGRQLCKKLKEVIPQQLFVVALQAAIGGKIIARESISAMRKNVTAKCYGGDISRKRKLLEKQKKGKAKMKAIGKVNIPQDAFIKVLKND; translated from the coding sequence ATGTCTACCGAGCTCACTCGTAATTTCTCGATCATTGCCCACATCGATCACGGCAAGACCACGCTGTCCGACCGACTGCTGGAACACACAAAAACCGTCTCCCAACGCGAACAACAGGACCAGCATCTCGATGCCATGGATCTGGAACGTGAACGCGGGATCACCATCAAATCCCACCCGGTCACCATGGAATACACCGCCAAAGACGGTGTTACCTATCAGCTTAACTTGCTCGACACACCCGGCCACGTCGACTTCTCATACGAAGTCTCCCGATCTCTGGCCGCTTGTGAAGGGGCGCTGTTGATTGTGGATGCAGCCCAAGGGGTGGAGGCTCAAACCATGGCCAACCTCCATTTGGCCCACGAACAAGATCTCGCCATCATCCCGGTCATCAATAAAATCGACCTACCGTCCTGCGACCTGCCCAAAGTAAACAAGCAATTGGAGGACATCATTTGTATTCCTGCTGAAGAGGCCATCCCGGCATCTGCTAAAAATGGCATTGGCATCGAAGATATCCTCGAGGCGGTGGTCGAACGCGTCCCCGCCCCCGTCGAAGATGCTGATGGACTACTCCGGGCCTCGGTCTTCGACTCCGTCTATGACAATTTCCGAGGTGTGGTTTCTTATGTCCGGGTCGTTTCCGGAAGCATGAAGCGCGGCACACGCATCAAGCTGTTCCACACCACCAAGACTTACGAAATCAAGGAAGTTGGGGTCTTTACTCCCGGCATGAGCAAACGTGACGAACTCAAGGCCGGTGATGTCGGCTACGTCATTGCCAACATGAAATCTGCCGACGAGGTCAAGATTGGTGACACCATCACCGACAACACCCACCCCTGCCCAAAACCCCTCGACGGATTCAAGGAAATCCAGCCGATGGTCTTCTCCGGGATCTATCCGGTAGAGTCCTCGGACTTCGAAGCCCTGAAACTGGCTATGGGCAAACTGCAAATCAATGATGCCGCATTCACCTGGCAGTCTGAGTCCTCCGTGGCCCTGGGCTTTGGTTTCCGCTGCGGATTCCTTGGTCTCCTGCATATGGAAATCATTCAGGAACGACTCCGCCGCGAGTTCAACATGGATATCATTTCCACCTACCCATCCGTGATCTACGAGGTGACCAAGACCAATGGAGAGGAGCTGCTCATCGATAACCCCTGCATGCTTCCCGAATCCCAGGAGGTTCAGGAAATCCGTGAGCCGATCGTCCGGGTCTACATCATGATCCCCAGCGATTACATCGGGGAGATTATGAAACTCGTCATGGAAAAACGAGGTGAGATGGAGCACACCGAAACCATCGATGAAACCCGGGTCATGCTGACCTGCACTCTGCCACTCTCTGAAATCCTGATCGACTTCAACGACAAGCTCAAATCCATGACCCGGGGATACGGATCAATGGACTACGAGCACGCCGGTTACAAACCCGGTAAACTGGTCAAGATGGAGATTCTTATTGCGAGTGAACCCGTGGATGCCTTTGCCTCAATCGTGCACCAAGATAAGGCGGCACCATACGGTCGGCAGCTCTGTAAAAAGCTCAAGGAAGTCATTCCTCAACAACTGTTTGTTGTGGCCCTGCAGGCTGCCATCGGCGGCAAAATCATCGCCCGGGAATCGATCTCGGCGATGCGCAAAAATGTGACCGCCAAGTGTTACGGCGGTGATATTTCCCGAAAGCGCAAACTGCTGGAAAAACAGAAAAAGGGTAAGGCCAAAATGAAGGCCATCGGTAAAGTCAACATCCCCCAGGACGCCTTCATCAAGGTGCTGAAGAATGATTGA
- a CDS encoding DUF2809 domain-containing protein translates to MNALRRGATSRATSRATSRCWALLILIATIGLGLFSRSPSVPHSSFLGQYAGDTLWAMAVYWSIRMVFHRAKIRHLAAGALVFAYAIELSQLYQSEWITPIRNHPLGALILGHGFLWSDLLCYATGILVAGAIDLTIQNTKRS, encoded by the coding sequence ATGAATGCACTTCGCCGTGGTGCCACATCCCGAGCCACATCCCGAGCCACATCCCGATGCTGGGCCCTGCTCATCCTGATTGCCACCATCGGTCTAGGTCTCTTCTCCCGCTCACCTAGCGTCCCCCATTCATCGTTTCTCGGTCAATACGCGGGCGACACGCTCTGGGCCATGGCCGTTTATTGGTCCATCAGGATGGTCTTTCATCGTGCTAAAATCCGTCACCTTGCGGCCGGAGCGCTCGTCTTTGCTTACGCCATCGAGTTATCCCAGCTCTATCAATCCGAGTGGATCACCCCAATCAGAAACCATCCATTGGGAGCCCTCATCCTGGGGCACGGCTTTCTGTGGTCCGACCTCCTGTGCTACGCCACAGGCATCCTCGTCGCCGGAGCCATCGACCTCACAATACAAAATACGAAACGCAGTTAG
- a CDS encoding phospholipase D-like domain-containing protein, which yields MNDIQQALEASLEDFAISRSERKELKSMLASIQGNRAEQAKVRQLAFRLATKAMQEVGEITAMDWLQGVIKLLYNNEMEIKSSAYFSPGDDCLHRIRRLISESRHSLDICLFTLTDNRIVQKLEDAWSRNLKIRIITDNLKSEDLGSDIEYLEQLGIPCRYDQSSAHMHHKFAIADADLLLTGSYNWTRSASTENNENILVTNQHKLVHAFQKEFERLWKQLG from the coding sequence ATGAACGACATCCAACAAGCGCTTGAAGCTTCCCTTGAAGACTTCGCCATTTCTCGATCCGAACGCAAGGAGCTTAAATCCATGCTTGCAAGCATCCAGGGAAACCGAGCAGAACAGGCAAAGGTCCGTCAACTCGCGTTCCGTCTAGCGACGAAAGCCATGCAAGAAGTCGGTGAAATCACCGCCATGGACTGGCTGCAAGGCGTCATCAAACTTCTCTACAACAATGAAATGGAAATTAAATCCAGCGCTTACTTCAGCCCGGGAGATGATTGCCTTCACCGTATTCGCAGACTGATTTCCGAAAGTAGACATTCACTTGATATTTGTTTGTTCACTCTGACCGATAACCGCATTGTTCAAAAGCTGGAAGACGCCTGGTCACGCAATCTAAAGATCCGAATCATCACCGACAATCTGAAATCGGAAGACCTCGGTTCTGACATCGAGTATTTGGAACAACTGGGGATCCCGTGCAGGTATGACCAAAGCTCGGCGCACATGCACCATAAATTTGCCATCGCCGATGCCGATCTGTTACTTACAGGCAGCTATAATTGGACCCGCTCTGCCAGCACAGAAAACAACGAGAACATCCTCGTCACCAATCAGCACAAGCTCGTGCACGCGTTCCAAAAAGAGTTCGAGCGGCTCTGGAAGCAATTGGGCTAA